The following DNA comes from Dehalococcoidales bacterium.
GAAGTACTCAACTTGTTTCCACGAGTTCGTATAACCCTTTGCCATCTGGTTTTTAGACCAAGCTGAGTAGATATCGAAATGGCAGTTGCCGCAGGAAGTCGGGGTTTCAAATTCATCATAGGAATACATACCTTCAAACACCGGTTGGTTTATCGATTGTTGTGTGGTAGTTGTAGAGGTTGATGTTGTAGATTCAGTAGTTTTTGTAGTACCGTTGCCGTCTCCGCACCCCAAAAGAGACGAAGCAAACAATGTAAAAACAAGAATCAATGATAACGCAATCGAGCTGGTTTTGTTTTTTAGCATAGTAACTCCTTTCCTAATTGCTCCTCTTGTCACCATATCATTCAAAAATCGAAAAGTCAATAGCTTTAATCGTAATTTTTAATGCCTAAAACAGATGTTAGTAACTGTGCAGTCCGCTAAATGAATAGATGCGGATTTTACTAAATCATCACTTTGATTGGTATCTGATTACTATTGGCAAAAGTTATCCATATTTACCGATATGATATCGTTAATAAGAGTTTATGGATATTGCTAATTAAATATTATAATCTAAATAAGGCCACAATAATCCCACCTGGGAAAGCAATTAAAAACTGCCAAACACGGGAACGATTTAACGATTTTCTGCATCTATATTATCAGCAGGAGATTAATAAAATGGGCGAACAGGAATATTCCGAAGAGAAACTGGTAAAGCGCTGTCAAAAGGGTGACGAAGTCGCTTTCCGTATTCTTGTAGAGAAGTATAAGAACTTGCTGCTCGGTACTGCCTATCTGATACTTAAAAACAGGCAATCTGCCGAGGAAGTCGTACAGGAAACCGTTCTCAAAATGTGGAAAAAGCTGCCATCTTTGCGTGACCGTGGCAGTCTGAAACCCTGGCTGATGCGAATCTTGGTAAATGAAGCAAACCGGCAGTTCAGAAAGAAAAGTATCCCACTGAACGCAGTGAAGGATCTAAGAGGACGGGAAACGAAGGTTATTAGGCATCTTCAGAAACAAAAAAGAGGCATCGCTCTACCGTATAAAGGGTAACTGAACACTACACTATCCGCCAACTCCTAGATTCTTCGGCAAGCTCAGAATGACAATAGTAGTAGCGTCTTTGCGAGGAGCGAGCCGTCAGGCGAATGACGTGGCAATCTCCAAGGAATTTAATCTATATGAGATTGCTTCGCTGCGCTCGCAAAGACAAGGGAGAATTGCTCCGCCTTCCCTACGGGAATGGTCTCGCAAAGACAAGAGGGAATTGCTTCGCTTAGCCAAAACAAATATTAATAGCTGTGCAATCCGCTAAAAATGTAATTACCGAAGAAGGTAAACACGATTGCCACAAATCCGATTATAAGAAGCACACTGGCACGGACGCCCTTCCAGCCTTTTAATAATCTTGTATGTATGTAAGCCGCATAAATGAGCCAAGTAACCAAACTGGCGGTTTCTTTAGGATCCCATCCCCAATATCTCCCCCAAGCGATATCAGCCCATAACGCTCCCAGTACAATTACCAACGTTAAAAAGGGGAAGCCGATAATTACGGATTTATAAGTAATGTTATCCAACACTTCCAAGTCGGGGAGCCACGATACATTGCGTTTATGTTGGATTAGGTGTAATACAGCCGTAACGAATCCGATTGTAAGGGTTCCGTAAGCAACTACCGCCGATGCAACGTGAATCGATAGTAAAGTACTCTGCTGAAGGGCGGGCATAAGGTTATTGGGCGGAATGTATTGTACTCTGGCAAAAATAAGTAACAGCAGCGCAATTATTAAACTGATATTTAGAATTGAGCCGGTCTTATATTTTAAATGAAAAATGAATCCGGCGAGGATTATGCCCCAGGAAAAGGCCAATGCAAATTCGTACATATTGGAGAACGGGCCGTGTCCGGTTTCGATAGCCCTGCCAACAATAGCGACTGTAATTAATAAAATTGTTGTAATTACAGTTATGTTTCCCGCCAAATCGAACGGGGAGCGGGTAAAAAAGGAGCTCTTATATTCCGCGCCTTTACGTCCTTTGGTAAAAGCAATAATGTAAAAAACAATCGACAACAGTACGCCTGCTATAGCTAATGCCAATGCAATCGTTTCAATACTATCCATAATTCACCTCTTCCTGTTTGGATTGTCTAGTTTAACTTATTTTTAATTCCGGTAACATATTCATTTAATGCCGAAGTGCTGTCAAAGGCTCTTGAAGCCATAATTTTAACAAATAACTTACAATGCCCGTTCGGTAACTCTTTAATTAAAATCCATGCTTGGCTATGAGGGAAGTAAAATACCATTGCTAAGCCGATAATAAAAAGCGAGAATGCTATCCATACCAGAATATTTCCCGGGTCACTTTTAACTTGAAACCCCGAGTATTTGGAATCGGCAATAAAAGTAAGCGAAACCTTGTCAACTTCCACGGGGGTGTCCTTTTCAAGCAAATGGACTCCCAATTCTTGGCCGTCTTTGTATGCTAAAACCCCTAAGTGTCCTTGGGGTATCATTGGATCCGGTGCATTATATGAAGGGGTAAAAATCGCCAAAGACAACTTAAACTCATCTATATCAATAAATCCGATGTTTCGATAATAACCGTAACTTTCAAAACTGCTGTATAATGCGATATTGCCGGAATAGATTGTCTGCTCGTTTGCTTTAATTTCTACTGTTACCGCCGGTCCGAAAAAAGATTGAAAGAAACGTACTCCTTCATAACTTAAAGGATAGTTAACCCGTACCGAGGTTCGGGTTACTTCAACGCCGTCCTTGTACAAAATCACTTCACTTTTGTAATCCGAAGGCATTCCGTCATCGTAATACGAGTCGGTAAAGGATATTAACCCCAGCGATAATCCGGTGTCATGACCGACTTCCTGAGTATTCCCTTCGGCAACTATAAAGGCCGGTTCGTGGAAACCGAAAGCCCCGCCGATTATGGCCGCCAGTACCAAAAGAATAATACTT
Coding sequences within:
- a CDS encoding sigma factor, whose translation is MGEQEYSEEKLVKRCQKGDEVAFRILVEKYKNLLLGTAYLILKNRQSAEEVVQETVLKMWKKLPSLRDRGSLKPWLMRILVNEANRQFRKKSIPLNAVKDLRGRETKVIRHLQKQKRGIALPYKG
- the ccsB gene encoding c-type cytochrome biogenesis protein CcsB, which codes for MDSIETIALALAIAGVLLSIVFYIIAFTKGRKGAEYKSSFFTRSPFDLAGNITVITTILLITVAIVGRAIETGHGPFSNMYEFALAFSWGIILAGFIFHLKYKTGSILNISLIIALLLLIFARVQYIPPNNLMPALQQSTLLSIHVASAVVAYGTLTIGFVTAVLHLIQHKRNVSWLPDLEVLDNITYKSVIIGFPFLTLVIVLGALWADIAWGRYWGWDPKETASLVTWLIYAAYIHTRLLKGWKGVRASVLLIIGFVAIVFTFFGNYIFSGLHSY
- a CDS encoding cytochrome c biogenesis protein ResB, with the translated sequence MTKNDKQQEVTQTSSSFDARLKRIWKALSSAKLAFALILIIAALSLVGIFSSVKIFSSWYFIAIAALLMLNILCCNINRWKSIKKNLSGGCIKQSENFFNEDGKATAIANLSYDSESVYKAVTSVFQKKRYRLRIEKNENEIHIAADKNRFFLLGTYLSHLSIILLVLAAIIGGAFGFHEPAFIVAEGNTQEVGHDTGLSLGLISFTDSYYDDGMPSDYKSEVILYKDGVEVTRTSVRVNYPLSYEGVRFFQSFFGPAVTVEIKANEQTIYSGNIALYSSFESYGYYRNIGFIDIDEFKLSLAIFTPSYNAPDPMIPQGHLGVLAYKDGQELGVHLLEKDTPVEVDKVSLTFIADSKYSGFQVKSDPGNILVWIAFSLFIIGLAMVFYFPHSQAWILIKELPNGHCKLFVKIMASRAFDSTSALNEYVTGIKNKLN